A genomic segment from Nicotiana tabacum cultivar K326 chromosome 9, ASM71507v2, whole genome shotgun sequence encodes:
- the LOC107827516 gene encoding uncharacterized protein LOC107827516, with protein MENPSEWGGGRGKRVVVIGGGVAGSLIAKSLQFDADLTLIDPKDYFEIPWASLRGMVEPSFAERSVIHHKDYLANGRLIVSKVTNITNKEVLTADGRQVAYDYLVVATGHYDPLPITRTDRLEEYEFENEKIKAADSILIVGGGPVGVELAAEIAVDFPEKKVTLVHNGSRLLEFIGSKAADKTLEWLKSKNVEVKLMQSVDLSDTSDGNKTYFTSSGETIKADCHFLCTGKPPASEWLRETYLKDRMDNFGRLKVDENLRVKGHRNIFAVGDITDIKELKQGYSAQKHAVVATKNLKLLMSGGKESKLATYEPKSPKIIVSLGRQDAVAQFSFTTIIGLVPGMIKSKDLFVGKTRKKMGLPPK; from the exons ATGGAGAATCCATCGGAGTGGGGCGGAGGTAGAGGGAAGAGGGTGGTGGTGATAGGCGGAGGAGTGGCTGGTTCCCTCATTGCCAAGTCCCTTCAGTTCGACGCAGATTTAACCCTTATTGATCC gaaggactattttgagataCCATGGGCAAGCTTAAGAGGAATGGTAGAGCCTTCTTTTGCTGAGAGATCAGTGATTCACCACAAAGATTACCTCGCCAATGGCCGTCTTATAGTGTCCAAAGTCACTAATATCACCAACAAAGAAGTCTTGACTGCAGACGGACGTCAAGTTGCCTATGACTATCTTGTTGTAGCCACGGGTCACTATGATCCCCTACCCATAACTAGAACTGATAGACTGGAAGAGTATGAATTT G AAAATGAGAAGATAAAAGCAGCTGACTCTATATTGATTGTTGGTGGTGGCCCTGTTGGGGTTGAGCTAGCAGCAGAAATCGCTGTCGACTTTCCAGAGAAGAAGGTAACGTTGGTGCACAATGGATCCAGGTTACTAGAGTTCATTGGATCAAAAGCTGCTGATAAGACATTAGAATGGTTGAAATCCAAGAATGTGGAAGTGAAATTGATGCAATCTGTAGATTTGAGTGATACCTCAGATGGAAACAAAACATATTTTACTTCATCTGGAGAAACTATCAAAGCAGATTGCCATTTTCTTTGCACAGGAAAACCACCGGCTTCAGAATGGTTACGGGAAACGTATTTGAAGGACCGAATGGATAACTTTGGAAGGTTAAAGGTTGATGAAAACCTTAGAGTCAAGGGTCACAGAAACATATTTGCCGTTGGAGATATAACCGATATTAAG GAACTTAAACAAGGATATTCAGCTCAGAAACATGCTGTAGTGGCTACGAAGAACTTGAAACTGTTGATGAGTGGAGGAAAGGAGAGCAAACTTGCAACTTATGAGCCTAAGTCACCTAAGATTATTGTTTCATTGGGAAGGCAAGATGCAGTGGCTCAATTCTCATTCACAACAATCATTGGATTAGTTCCAGGGATGATCAAGTCAAAAGATTTATTCGTGGGGAAAACGAGGAAGAAAATGGGGCTTCCCCCAAAGTAA